Proteins from a single region of Xenopus laevis strain J_2021 chromosome 9_10S, Xenopus_laevis_v10.1, whole genome shotgun sequence:
- the ywhab.S gene encoding 14-3-3 protein beta/alpha-B, translated as MDKSELVQKAKLSEQAERYDDMAASMKAVTELGAELSNEERNLLSVAYKNVVGARRSSWRVISSIEQKTEGNDKRQQMAREYREKVETELQDICKDVLDLLDRFLVPNATPPESKVFYLKMKGDYYRYLSEVASGDSKQETVANSQQAYQEAFEISKSEMQPTHPIRLGLALNFSVFYYEILNSPDKACSLAKSAFDEAIAELDTLNEESYKDSTLIMQLLRDNLTLWTSETQGEEADNVEGDN; from the exons ATGGACAAGAGTGAactggtacagaaggccaaacTCTCGGAGCAGGCCGAGCGCTATGACGACATGGCCGCTTCCATGAAGGCTGTGACCGAGCTGGGGGCCGAGTTGTCTAACGAGGAAAGAAACCTTCTTTCTGTCGCCTACAAGAACGTGGTCGGCGCCCGGCGCTCCTCCTGGCGGGTGATTTCCAGCATCGAGCAGAAGACAGAAGGAAACGACAAGAGACAACAGATGGCGCGAGAGTACCGCGAGAAAGTGGAGACTGAGTTGCAAGATATCTGCAAGGATGTTCTG GATCTTCTGGACAGGTTCCTGGTACCAAACGCAACCCCACCAGAAAGCAAGGTCTTCTACTTGAAAATGAAAGGGGATTATTACCGATACCTTTCAGAAGTCGCTTCTGGGGACAGCAAGCAAG aaaccgTAGCCAACTCTCAACAAGCCTACCAGGAAGCGTTTGAAATTAGTAAAAGCGAGATGCAGCCAACACATCCCATTCGACTTGGACTGGCTCTAAACTTCTCCGTGTTCTATTATGAAATTCTGAACTCTCCCGATAAAGCCTGCAGTCTAGCAAAATCA GCATTTGATGAGGCAATAGCTGAACTGGACACACTGAATGAGGAGTCCTACAAAGACAGCACTCTAATCATGCAGCTACTAAGGGACAATCTTACA CTATGGACCTCAGAAACCCAAGGAGAAGAGGCTGATAATGTAGAGGGCGACAACTAA